Proteins encoded by one window of Vitis vinifera cultivar Pinot Noir 40024 chromosome 10, ASM3070453v1:
- the LOC100854693 gene encoding F-box protein At5g03100, producing the protein MESEPEESHSSESEGSLISEQEEGSYSSESEGSHSSESEGNDGYYSSHDSGANQSVRGDDDEDDGDEEISSRKDGISELSDSILIRILSFLPMKYVVATSILSKRWQFLWTMVPNLVFRFRRRDEHFVNSIDKTLVLHQNSQIKKFLIDFTYQSQFQSSVNVWIRHATRKNVEELHLQFRVGQHIRSSPMDYAHALPQFLYANSSIVKLSLWFCNIKPTWVISWPSLKTLSIGSVELCDDLIEEILSGCPALESLELHHCFGINSLNITSASLKKLVINRYWDSSHSHHRSVLKISAPNVQSLGILGNMYTKECRVKNVPSLFDASLNFELAMQEGNPKDHYKLYHKVVMKLLKSVNHVKALTVGTWCIQVLSIFEGKDLSSLLSNLKCLILDTHLNKWDLPGIANLLQSSTHLETFVINMISPCSQQISVEVGFSFTDLHNFDEEKYWSSREGVLANSLINLKTVKIIGVIWNQPGIELVFGLVKFLLKNARMLEKVEICAKRDSQSRSRWSSLNSAQSLLSFPRASPNAVVLFS; encoded by the exons ATGGAGTCCGAACCGGAGGAAAGCCATAGCTCCGAATCCGAGGGAAGCCTTATCTCCGAACAGGAGGAGGGAAGTTACAGCTCTGAATCGGAGGGAAGTCACAGCTCTGAATCGGAGGGAAACGATGGTTACTACTCTAGCCATGACTCCGGTGCTAATCAGTCGGTACGAGGTGACGATGATGAGGATGATGGTGATGAAGAAATTTCAAGTCGAAAAGATGGTATCAGTGAACTCTCAGACTCCATTCTCATTCGCATTCTCTCCTTCTTACCCATGAAATATGTTGTGGCCACCTCAATTTTATCGAAACGATGGCAGTTTCTGTGGACTATGGTGCCAAATCTTGTTTTCCGTTTCCGTAGAAGGGATGAGCACTTTGTAAATTCCATCGATAAAACCCTAGTTCTTCACCAAAATTCTCAGATTAAGAAATTTCTCATCGATTTCACCTATCAGTCGCAATTTCAGTCATCGGTTAATGTGTGGATCCGTCATGCCACTAGAAAGAACGTTGAAGAGCTCCATCTCCAATTCCGCGTTGGCCAGCATATTCGTTCTTCTCCTATGGATTATGCCCACGCATTACCTCAGTTTTTGTACGCCAATTCATCAATAGTGAAATTGAGTTTGTGGTTTTGCAATATCAAGCCCACTTGGGTGATTAGTTGGCCTTCATTGAAAACTTTGTCTATTGGTTCTGTCGAATTATGTGATGATTTAATTGAAGAAATTTTATCTGGTTGTCCTGCCTTGGAATCCTTGGAATTGCATCACTGCTTCGGCATTAATAGTTTGAATATAACTTCTGCAAGTCTGAAAAAGTTGGTGATAAATAGATATTGGGATTCTTCACATTCCCACCATAGAAGTGTGCTGAAAATCTCTGCTCCTAATGTCCAGTCGTTAGGCATTTTAGGGAATATGTATACAAAGGAATGTCGGGTAAAAAATGTTCCATCGCTGTTTGATGCCAGCCTCAATTTTGAGCTAGCGATGCAGGAGGGAAACCCTAAAGACCATTACAAACTGTACCACAAGGTGGTGATGAAGCTCCTTAAGAGCGTCAATCATGTTAAAGCCCTTACTGTTGGGACTTGGTGTATTCAG GTTCTATCCATATTCGAGGGAAAAGATTTGTCTTCTCTATTGTCTAATCTTAAATGTCTAATATTGGATACACACCTCAACAAGTGGGACCTCCCTGGAATAGCAAATTTGCTACAAAGTTCAACTCATCTGGAGACATTCGTTATAAACATGATCTCCCCTTGCAGCCAACAG ATTTCTGTAGAGGTAGGCTTCAGCTTCACCGACCTTCACAATTTTGATGAAGAGAAATACTGGAGCTCAAGGGAGGGGGTATTAGCTAATTCATTGATAAATCTCAAGACTGTCAAGATTATTGGCGTTATCTGGAACCAGCCTGGAATTGAACTTGTGTTTGGACTGGTAAAATTTCTACTTAAGAATGCAAGGATGCTGGAAAAGGTGGAGATCTGTGCCAAAAGGGATTCCCAGTCTAGATCGCGGTGGAGCTCACTAAATTCAGCTCAAAGCTTGTTAAGCTTCCCAAGAGCCTCCCCAAATGCAGTGGTTCTTTTCTCTTAG
- the LOC100244825 gene encoding putative F-box protein At1g49610, producing MDDTSHGRNTVVGASCLASTDGERSRKNPRESRVDRISELPDLVLVHILSFLPMDAAIRTGVLSKRFAYKWASTPNLVFDQDSEWEIDDFITFVNRALLLHDPNCKVQKFTIYMDCMDQVIENSLQEDCVTLWLRFATRKGVEKLNLGFNDEEDPLQLWESRYDSYRYLLPQFIFRHSSFRKLATRFCNFVTYGVVSWAWLKSLSIGYAELNEETIRNILMGSPALECLEFHRCHGFARINICSESLKKLSILEPWAPNDAEGETVLEVSAPNIRSLELSGNWEKMCRLLDMSSLVNAKLDIQMMHQDRNFQYFSEDYSNMLREILKHLSHVENLTVGTWCLEVLSVLEMKSMPSPLSKHRYLILNTLPKKWDLPGIASLLKSSPDLEKLHIDVNPLNVLKFWEHQVFNNYYKHGDDHGESFWESEEKSFKCLLQNLKIIKIVGFDPGYCDIQFAIAFIEFLLKNAQVLEKMVINVRKVKRQTSYAAQELPVVQKLLSFTRASPRAAVLFSK from the exons ATGGATGATACCAGCCACGGCCGGAACACCGTCGTCGGCGCTTCCTGCCTGGCCAGCACTGACGGTGAGCGATCAAGAAAAAATCCCAGAGAAAGCAGAGTAGATCGAATCAGCGAGTTGCCAGACTTGGTCCTCGTCCACATTCTCTCGTTTCTGCCGATGGACGCCGCCATCCGAACCGGAGTCTTATCAAAAAGGTTTGCGTACAAATGGGCTTCAACCCCAAACCTCGTCTTCGATCAGGACTCAGAGTGGGAGATCGACGATTTCATCACTTTCGTCAACAGAGCCCTTCTTCTCCACGACCCCAATTGCAAGGTTCAGAAATTTACCATCTACATGGACTGTATGGACCAAGTTATTGAAAATAGCTTACAAGAAGATTGTGTTACATTGTGGCTTCGTTTTGCGACGAGGAAGGGCGTGGAAAAGCTAAATTTAGGGTTCAATGATGAAGAGGATCCCCTCCAGCTGTGGGAGTCTAGATATGATTCTTATCGTTACTTGTTGCCTCAGTTCATATTCCGTCATTCTTCCTTCAGGAAATTGGCTACGAGGTTTTGCAATTTCGTGACTTATGGGGTGGTTTCGTGGGCTTGGCTCAAGAGTTTATCAATTGGGTATGCTGAGTTGAATGAGGAAACGATTCGGAACATTTTGATGGGCAGTCCGGCTCTGGAGTGCTTGGAATTCCACCGATGTCACGGCTTTGCTCGGATTAATATTTGTTCTGAGAGTCTGAAGAAACTGTCCATCCTCGAACCTTGGGCTCCTAATGATGCAGAAGGCGAAACTGTATTGGAAGTCTCGGCTCCTAATATCCGGTCACTTGAACTTTCAGGCAATTGGGAAAAAATGTGCCGGTTACTGGACATGTCGTCTTTGGTTAATGCTAAGCTTGATATTCAGATGATGCATCAGGATAGAAATTTTCAGTATTTCAGTGAGGACTACAGTAACATGCTGAGAGAGATTCTTAAACACCTTAGTCATGTTGAAAACCTTACTGTAGGGACTTGGTGCCTTGAG GTTTTGTCGGTATTGGAAATGAAATCTATGCCTTCTCCGTTGTCAAAGCACCGATATTTAATCCTAAACACTTTGCCCAAAAAATGGGACCTCCCTGGGATTGCAAGCCTGCTAAAAAGTTCACCTGATTTGGAGAAATTGCATATCGACGTGAACCCCCTAAACGTATTAAAG TTTTGGGAGCATCAAGTCTTTAACAACTATTACAAACATGGAGATGATCATGGAGAGAGCTTCTGGGAATCAGAAGAAAAGAGTTTCAAGTGTTTGCTGCAGAATCTCAAGATTATCAAGATCGTTGGCTTCGACCCCGGCTATTGTGACATTCAATTTGCAATTGCATTTATAGAGTTTCTGCTTAAGAACGCACAGGTGCTTGAGAAGATGGTTATCAATGTGCGCAAGGTTAAAAGGCAGACGTCCTATGCTGCACAGGAACTCCCAGTGGTTCAAAAATTGTTAAGCTTCACAAGAGCGTCTCCACGAGCAGCAGTTTTGTTCTCCAAGTGA